In the Mesorhizobium sp. WSM2240 genome, TTTGGCCGATGCTCCGCCCAGCCGGGCTGCGGCACCAGCATCTTGTGCGGCTTCGACGCGCTGGCGACGACGCGGCCCGATGTGTCGACGATGACGCCTTTCGATTCGAAGGTCCCGATGTCGATGCCGAGATAATGGTTCATTCGTAGTCGTCGCGGGCGAGGCTGAAGCCGCTATCGATCGATGCGATCCCTTCGACCAGCAGCGTCGTCAGGCGTCCCAAATCTCCGAGATCGCAGACTTCGAGCGAGGAATGCGAGTAGCGCATCGGAAAGCCGAGATCGATGGAGGCGACTCCCTGGCCGACGAGCTGCACATAGGACGAATCCGTCAGCGCGCCGGTGTGCGCGCTTCGTTGCAGCGGGATATTGATACGCCGGCTTGCGCCGTCGAACAGCGACACCAGCGCCGGATGCGGGATCGTGCCGTTGAGCGTTCCGCGGCCGTGGAATGAATAAAGACTCATCGCCGGCCCGCCACCCAGTCTTACGTCCCCGCGATAGGCCATGTCCGGCGTATCGGTGGCCAGCAGCAAGTCGATTTGGATGGCGATGTCCGGCTGCAGCGCCTGCGCCGCCGTCAGCGCTCCGCGCAGGTTGAACTCCTCCTGCACTGAAAAAACGAAATGCACCGTCGGCCGTTTCGGCCGCGCCATAAGCTGTCCTGCGACTTCGACGATGACCGCGCAGCCGGCACGGTCGTCGATGGACGTGCCGGCGATGCGGTCTTGTGAGAGTTCGACGCAGTGCGGTCGATAGACGACCGGGGAACCTATGTCGATACCGGCGGCGAGGACCTCGTCCCTACTGGCAAAGCCGGCATCAATGTAGAGATCCTGGTATGGTACGACCTTGTATTTCTCATCGGGCGTGGTCGCGTGGTGGCTCTTGTTGGCGATGACACCCGGCCTGTCGCGCCCTTCGCTGACACATATCAGCACTTCCTGTGAGGGCAACGCGCGCTCGGGGACCCCGCCAAGCCGCTCGACCCGGATAAAGCCGTCAGCCTCGATCTTGCGGACGACAAAGCCAAGCTGATCCATGTGTGTGAACAGCATGACTGACGGCGCGCCGTGGTCACCGTCGAGCGTTGCGATCAAATTTCCCAGTCGGTCGGTTCGCGTCGACAGGCCGAGGGTTTTTAGCAAGCCGGCGATATGGCGGCGCACCCTCCCTTCATGGCCGGATAGGCCGGGGATAAGCATCAGGTCGCAAAGAAGCGCCCTCAGGCGCGCCTCAACCTCGCCGGAACGTTGGTCCGCCTTCATGCGCCGCGAGCCGCGCGCGCCAGGCGCATGAATTCGGCCGCGCGGTCCGGATCGACCGGGTTCCAGGTGTTGCCGTCGACCTTGAGTGAAGAGCCGACGATGCAGCCGTCGGCAATCTTCAGGACATCGGCAACGGTCGCGTGCTTGACGCCGGTGTTGGCGAGGACCGGCGTTTCCGGCAGCACCTTCTTCACAGCCTCGAGATCGCTCAGCGCCGCAGCTTCGCCCGTGATCTGGCCCGAGACAAGTATCGCGTCCGGAATGCTCGAAAACACAGCGCTGCGCGCACGGTCGGGCAGGCTGCGCCGGTCAAGCGAATGGGCGAATTCGGCCGATACGTTGTAAAGCAATGCAAGATCCTGCCTGTGCAGCCTGTCGCGATACCGCATCGCCTTGCCGGCATCCGGGGTCCACGGTCCCATGTCGGAGGCATAGGTGCCGGTGAATATCTCGCGCACGAAGGCGGCTCCGGTCGCCGCCGCAAGCGCAATGGAAGACATGGGGTCCCACAGCACATTCACGCCGAAGGGAACGTCTATCCTGTCGCGCACCCGGCCGATGGCGTAGGCCATGGTCGCGGTCGAAGCGGCATCGACCTCGAACTCGTACGGCCGGTCGTTCTCGTTACCGAACATGATCGCATCGAAGCCGGCTTTTTGCAGGGCTTCTATGTCCTTGCCGATGCCCTCGATAAGACCGTCGACCCCACGCTCGGTGTCGTACAGCGGTGATCCAGGCAGTGCGCCGAAATGCACCATGCCTATCACTGGCTTGCCCGCGCCGAAAACCTGCCTGAACTTTTGCGTCACTGGCCCTCCCCATGTGCTTTCATTGATGCTAGCAACCGCTGGAATCCATGTCCAATGGTTCGCAACTTCCACTAACCCAGATAGGGAATGCAATGAGCGCGTCTGGCATTTTCGCTCGAATAGTCGCGCTGATCGGCGCCGTAGCGATACTTTTGCGGCACCGGGGCGACGGTTCGCAAGAGCAGGCCTTTGGCAGCGCGCCAACGATCCCGGCAGCAAGGCCTCAGGGTATCCCGACCCTTAAGATGCCGACGGCAAAAGGATGGACTGCCGGGCAGACGCCGGTCGCGGCGGCGGGGCTCCAGGTGAACGCCTTCGCAGCCGGACTGAAGCATCCGCGCTGGATTCATGTCTTGCCGAACGGCGACGTGCTGACGGCGGAGGCGCTGAGCGTGCCGGGAGGAATCAAATCTGCTTTCGACTACGCCATGTTCAGCACGATGAAACGCGCCGCGGCGGTGGGGGATAGCCCGAACCGTATCACGCTGCTGCGTGACTCTGATGGCGATGGAGTGGCCGAAACCCGCGACGTGTTCCTCGATGGACTGAATCAGCCGTTCGGCATGACGCTGCTGGGTGATACATTCTATGTCGGCAACACCGATGGCGTGATGGCTTTCCCCCACGCGAACGGAGATACCCGCATCAGCGAGGGGGGACGGAAGCTGGTGGACCTGAAGCCGGGCGGGCATTGGACGCGAAGCCTGCTTGCAAGTCCCGACGGGCGGAAGCTCTATATCGGCGTCGGCTCGCTCAGCAATATCGGCGACAGCGGCATGGCCGTTGAGGAAGGCCGCGCGGCCATCCACGAACTCGACCTCGAGAGCGGCAGGAGCCGCATCTTCGCCTCCGGCCTGCGCAACCCTGTCGGCATGGCGTGGGAGCCGACGGCGGGGGCTCTCTGGACTGTGGTCAATGAGCGCGACGGGTTGGGCGACGAAACGCCTCCTGATTATCTGACTTCGGTGCGCGACGGCGGCTTCTACGGCTGGCCCTATTGCTATTGGAACAGGATCGTCGACGACCGGGTGCCGCAGGACCCGGCCATGGTCGCAAAGGCCATCACACCGGATTTCGCCCTCGGCGGCCACACCGCGTCGCTCGGCCTCTGCTGGCTTCCCGCCGGCACGCTGCCAGGCTTTCCGGACGGCATGGTCATCGGACAGCATGGTTCCTGGAATCGCAGCAAACTGAGCGGCTACAAGGTCGTCTTCGTGCCCTTCGTGAATGGACGCCCGTCCGGGCCGCCCCGCGACATTCTGACCGGCTTCCTCTCCCCGGACGAGCGAGCCTCCTACGGACGCCCCTGTGGGCGTTACCATTGGCCCGGACGGGTCGCTGTTGGTGGCGGACGATGTGGGCGACGTGATCTGGCGCGTGACGGCTGAGCCCGGCGCCACCTGAAGGACCGGAGCGATTCACGTAGGTCGCTTCAGGCTTGCCATCGTTCGCCTCGTGAGGATCCGAATTCGCGACCTCCAGTCGTCGAGGCAGGCGCTGGCGGCGGTCCCACAACGTTCCAGTCAGCCGCGATCGCCTACGCGCGCGAGGTTTATCTTCCGTTCGTTGATTTTCCGGATCGCGTCCATCACGGTTCGCGAAGTGGACGACGAAACCTTTGGCTGCCCCTTCAGCACGCGGTGCACCGTTGCGACGCCGACGCTGGCCGCCTCCGCGATTTCCTTGACGGTTCCCAGGCGTTCGAGCCCAATCGCCGGTTCGTATGCCATCTCTATTCTCCTTGGCCGCGATGAGAAACGACAGGGCCGCGCGGCCGCGTCAGGTCTTGCGCTTCTTGTGGCGATAGACGTCCACGACCACGGCCGCGACGATGATCATGCCCTTGACGATCTCCTGGTAGTAGGCGTCGACCCTGAGAAAGGTGAAACCGGAGGTCATGACCCCCAGGATGATCGTGCCTATGACCGTGCCGGTGATGCGGCCGACGCCGCCGGCGAGCGACGCACCGCCGATGACGGCCGCCGCGATCGCATCCAGTTCATAGATCACGCCCATGCCTGCCTGCGCGGTCTGGGCGCGTGCGGCGGTGACAATGCCCGCGAGCCCCGCCAACAGCCCCGCGATCGCATAGACGTAGCGCGTGTAGCGGAGCGCGACATGAAAGATCGCCGCGATCGTGAGGAACACCACGACCGGCCAGATGCCCGTGCCGATGAAGGTGAAGTCTTCGGTGAGGCCGGAGACCGGCTGGCCTTTAGTGTACTATTTCGAAACACCGCGCGCCGACACCATCATGCCGAGCGTCGCGATGAACGGCGGAATCCTAGGAAGACCGTCTGGACAATGTCGGCCAGATCCGCGCATTGCTGAGCGCGGGCTATGCGGGCCCGCTCTCTTTCGAGCCGTTCTCGCCGGCCGTCCATGAATGCAACGACCCCGCACAGGCGCTCGCAGACAGCATCGCTTTCATTCGAGCCCGGCTGTAAGACGCTCGAACGACACGTTCGACATTGGCCATAGCTGTTATGAGGTGAGGAATGACGATCGGTTTTGCACTGCTGGGCGCCGGGCGCATCGGCAAGGTTCACGCCAAGGCGGTGGGCTCCAACCCGCAGGCGCGGCTGGTGGCGGTGGCGGACGCTTTCGAAAAAGCCGCCAGCGACCTCGCCGGAGCCTATGGCGCGGAGGTGCGTTCGATCGACGAGGTCGAAAGGTCGCCGGACGTCGATGCCGTCATCATCTGCACGCCGACCGACACCCATGCCGATTTAATCGAGCGCTTCGCCAGGGCGGGCAAGGCGATCTTCTGCGAAAAGCCTATCGACCTCGACGTCAAACGGGTCAGGGAATGTCTTTCCGTGGTCGAGAAGACCGGCGCGACGCTGATGGTCGGCTTCAACCGCCGTTTCGACCCGCATTTCATGGCCGTCCGCCAGGCGATCGATGACGGCGCGATCGGCGATGTCGAGATGGTGACGATCACCTCGCGCGACCCGGGCGCGCCGCCCTACGACTACATCACCCGCTCCGGCGGCATCTTCCGTGATATGACGATACACGATTTCGACATGGCGCGGTTCCTGCTGGCCGAGGAGCCGGTGTCGGTATCAGCGCATGCGTCGGTACTCGTCGACGAAAAGATCGGCGAACTCGGCGACTTCGACAGTGTCAGCGTCATCCTGTCCACCGCCTCGGGTAAGCAGTGCATCATCTCGAATTCGCGCCGCGCTACCTATGGTTACGACCAGCGCGTCGAGGCGCACGGCTCGAAAGGAATGATCGCCGCCGAAAACCAGCGCCCCGTGTCGATCGAGATCGCCAATGGGCAGGGCTACACCCGCCCGCCCCTCCACGATTTTTTCATGACCCGCTACCTCGACGCCTATGCCAACGAGATCGCAAGTTTCATCGCGACGGTGAATCCCGGGGCGAAGCCTTCGCCTAGCGGCCATGACGGCCTGGTGGCGCTGATTCTCGCCGACGCTGCGCTGAAATCGGCGAAGCAGGGCACGACGGTCCAGGTCGAGAATCTCGACTGAAGCAAGCGACGTTGCGGTTGCACCAGGCGCGCCTCGATCGACTTCATCATTCCGATCGGCCGCTTGCTCGGCTACCGGACCACAGCGACGACAGCCATGCCGGTGGCAAAGAAACAGGACCTCGCCGGGAGAAAGCGGGGCATTGCAGTCATGACCTGCCCCATCGAGTCGGCTCGGGCGCGCCGGACGATTACGATGGCCTCGGAGAAACGTCGTTGCGTTGTTGGCGGGCTTGGGGTTTGTTCGCCGACATCGGCCAACCTGACATTTTTGCATGATTTTTGAGAATCCCGAGGCGGACATCCCATCCAGTGCGGACGTATGCATTGTGGGCGCGGGACCCGTCGGATTGGCGCTCGCCCTTAAATGTGCCAGCCAAGGGCTTACGGCGGTTGTACTTGAAGCTGGAGGCAGCGAAGGCGTTAACCGCAACAATACGGCCCTCGGTGGGCTTGAAATAGTAACGCCGCATCATGCAGCCCCGGAACTCATCCGTGCTCAAGGAATCGGTGGCACGTCGCGGCTGTGGGGCGGTCGCTGCGTAACTCTGGACGACATCGATTTCGAACCGCGCCTTCATGTGCCATTTTCAGGCTGGCCAATCCGACCCGCCGAAATTGCCGCATATTATGACGAAGCGCTGGCGTTTCTTGGATGCGACGTCGGTTCCGGAATTTGGCCGGACGAATATTCGAGAGCGGAAGGCGATATCTCGCACGGCACGTTGGAACGCTGGAGCGCCGCCCCTGATTTGAGCCGGCTTCATCGGGCGCCGCTGCGCAAATCGCGGAATGTCACAATCTACACGAACTGCACCGTCACCGGCATCAGGCTCGACCCGGAGGGGGCACATGCCGTTGCGCTATCTGTCCAATCGCGTAGCGGCCGCTCCTTCGAAGTTGAAGCCAAGACGTTTGTGCTGGCCGCCGGCGGGCTGGAGAACGCTCGGCTGCTTCTGGTGGCGCAACGAGATTGGCCGCAGAAATTCGGCGGGCCGGATGGCGCTCTCGGGCGCTTCTACTGTGGGCATTTGACCGGTTACCTCGCTGCGATCCGCTTCAATGATCAGAATTTCGCGAGACGGTTATGGTATCAACGAAATCGTGACGGCTCCCAACTACGGCGGCGGCTGGCTCTGAGCCGGGACGCGCAGCTGCAACACCGGCTGCTCAACACTGCGTTCTGGCTGGACAGTTATTCGGTAGCCGATCCAGCGCATGGCAGCGGCGCCTTGTCGCTAGTCTATGTCGGGCTCTCGATGCTTGGGCTTCATCCCCGGCTCGGCAACAGACTGGCGCCCTCGCCGACCGAGCCGCAATCCCGCAGCTACCGGCTGCATCTATCGAATGTGCGCAGCGACCCCAAGCTGATTGCAGGCACCCTGCACGTGATCTCGCAGCTGATGCGCAAGCGCCTCGGACAACGGATGTTCGCGCTGTTCAATCCTGGAAATCGCTACCTGCTACGCTACCACGCCGAGCAGGCGCCGAACCCGGAAAGCCGGGTTCAACTGGATGAGAAACACATTGGCTCCTTACCCGGTCTGCGTGTGGATTTCAGGATCCACCAGCAGGACATTGAATCCGTAGTCAGGTCGCACGAGATCCTGGACAGATGCCTGCAGGAGCAAGGCACCGGCCGCCTCGACTTTCTGGCAGGCCCGGAAAGCCGGAGCGAAGTCGTGCTCAAACAGGCGCTCGACGGCTATCATCAAATCGGGCTGACCCGAATGTCCGAAAGCCCGGCGGACGGCGTCGTCGATCGCGACTGTCGGGTCCACGGCACGGTTAACCTGTTCATTGCCGGCAGCTCGGTGTTCCCCACCGCCGGGCAGGCCAATCCCACGCTTCCGGCAGTGGCGCTTGCGCTAAGGTTGGGCGACCTTCTGCCCCGGCTGCCGTAGGTGACTTACGCGGATTTTGACTCGGTTCCGCAATGAATTCGGCGAATAGGTTGCCGAGATACGCGACAGCCCGTGCACCGCGAAATCTCCCGGATTACCACGCCTCGACCAGGATTCCGCTGGACCAACAAGTCTGTCACACTGTTCCC is a window encoding:
- a CDS encoding GMC family oxidoreductase; amino-acid sequence: MIFENPEADIPSSADVCIVGAGPVGLALALKCASQGLTAVVLEAGGSEGVNRNNTALGGLEIVTPHHAAPELIRAQGIGGTSRLWGGRCVTLDDIDFEPRLHVPFSGWPIRPAEIAAYYDEALAFLGCDVGSGIWPDEYSRAEGDISHGTLERWSAAPDLSRLHRAPLRKSRNVTIYTNCTVTGIRLDPEGAHAVALSVQSRSGRSFEVEAKTFVLAAGGLENARLLLVAQRDWPQKFGGPDGALGRFYCGHLTGYLAAIRFNDQNFARRLWYQRNRDGSQLRRRLALSRDAQLQHRLLNTAFWLDSYSVADPAHGSGALSLVYVGLSMLGLHPRLGNRLAPSPTEPQSRSYRLHLSNVRSDPKLIAGTLHVISQLMRKRLGQRMFALFNPGNRYLLRYHAEQAPNPESRVQLDEKHIGSLPGLRVDFRIHQQDIESVVRSHEILDRCLQEQGTGRLDFLAGPESRSEVVLKQALDGYHQIGLTRMSESPADGVVDRDCRVHGTVNLFIAGSSVFPTAGQANPTLPAVALALRLGDLLPRLP
- the iolG gene encoding inositol 2-dehydrogenase, giving the protein MTIGFALLGAGRIGKVHAKAVGSNPQARLVAVADAFEKAASDLAGAYGAEVRSIDEVERSPDVDAVIICTPTDTHADLIERFARAGKAIFCEKPIDLDVKRVRECLSVVEKTGATLMVGFNRRFDPHFMAVRQAIDDGAIGDVEMVTITSRDPGAPPYDYITRSGGIFRDMTIHDFDMARFLLAEEPVSVSAHASVLVDEKIGELGDFDSVSVILSTASGKQCIISNSRRATYGYDQRVEAHGSKGMIAAENQRPVSIEIANGQGYTRPPLHDFFMTRYLDAYANEIASFIATVNPGAKPSPSGHDGLVALILADAALKSAKQGTTVQVENLD
- a CDS encoding LacI family DNA-binding transcriptional regulator, with translation MAYEPAIGLERLGTVKEIAEAASVGVATVHRVLKGQPKVSSSTSRTVMDAIRKINERKINLARVGDRG
- a CDS encoding M42 family metallopeptidase; this encodes MKADQRSGEVEARLRALLCDLMLIPGLSGHEGRVRRHIAGLLKTLGLSTRTDRLGNLIATLDGDHGAPSVMLFTHMDQLGFVVRKIEADGFIRVERLGGVPERALPSQEVLICVSEGRDRPGVIANKSHHATTPDEKYKVVPYQDLYIDAGFASRDEVLAAGIDIGSPVVYRPHCVELSQDRIAGTSIDDRAGCAVIVEVAGQLMARPKRPTVHFVFSVQEEFNLRGALTAAQALQPDIAIQIDLLLATDTPDMAYRGDVRLGGGPAMSLYSFHGRGTLNGTIPHPALVSLFDGASRRINIPLQRSAHTGALTDSSYVQLVGQGVASIDLGFPMRYSHSSLEVCDLGDLGRLTTLLVEGIASIDSGFSLARDDYE
- a CDS encoding BtpA/SgcQ family protein — translated: MVHFGALPGSPLYDTERGVDGLIEGIGKDIEALQKAGFDAIMFGNENDRPYEFEVDAASTATMAYAIGRVRDRIDVPFGVNVLWDPMSSIALAAATGAAFVREIFTGTYASDMGPWTPDAGKAMRYRDRLHRQDLALLYNVSAEFAHSLDRRSLPDRARSAVFSSIPDAILVSGQITGEAAALSDLEAVKKVLPETPVLANTGVKHATVADVLKIADGCIVGSSLKVDGNTWNPVDPDRAAEFMRLARAARGA